In Candidatus Kaistella beijingensis, a genomic segment contains:
- a CDS encoding DegT/DnrJ/EryC1/StrS family aminotransferase, which translates to MKKIQMVDLQSQYYKIKSEVDNAVLNVMDSAAFINGPEVKSFQNELENYLDVKHVIPCANGTDALQIALMALDLKEGDEVITADFTFAATVEVIHLLKLKSVLVDVDYDTFTIDIDKLKAAITPKTKAIIPVHLFGQCANMEAVLKVAKEHQLYVIEDNAQAIGADFTFSDGIVKKSGTMGILGTTSFFPSKNLGCYGDGGAIFTNDDELAHKIRGIVNHGMYERYYHDEVGVNSRLDSIQATVLRKKLPLLDSYNEARRKAADFYDEAFANHPQILTPKRAENSTHVFHQYTLRILNGKRNELQQFLTEKEIPAMIYYPVALRKQKAYYQESDPKDFVNTDKLLNEVISLPMHTELDDEQLKYITDAVLEFMNS; encoded by the coding sequence ATGAAGAAAATACAGATGGTTGACCTTCAAAGTCAATACTATAAAATAAAATCTGAAGTTGACAACGCGGTTTTAAATGTGATGGATTCCGCAGCTTTTATCAACGGACCTGAAGTGAAATCCTTCCAAAACGAGTTGGAAAATTACCTTGATGTAAAACACGTGATTCCGTGCGCAAACGGAACAGATGCCCTTCAAATTGCTTTGATGGCTTTAGATTTGAAGGAAGGCGATGAAGTGATCACAGCAGATTTTACCTTTGCCGCAACGGTTGAAGTAATTCATCTTCTCAAATTAAAATCGGTTTTGGTGGATGTTGACTATGACACCTTTACCATTGATATCGACAAACTGAAAGCCGCAATCACTCCCAAAACAAAGGCGATTATTCCTGTTCATCTTTTTGGACAGTGTGCAAACATGGAAGCAGTTTTAAAAGTCGCTAAAGAGCATCAACTTTATGTGATTGAGGACAATGCACAGGCAATTGGCGCTGATTTTACTTTTTCTGACGGAATCGTAAAAAAATCCGGAACGATGGGGATTTTGGGAACTACTTCTTTCTTCCCTTCGAAAAATTTGGGATGTTACGGAGACGGCGGTGCAATTTTTACTAATGACGATGAACTTGCGCACAAAATCCGTGGTATCGTTAATCACGGAATGTATGAAAGATATTACCATGATGAGGTGGGAGTGAATTCCCGTTTAGACAGTATTCAGGCGACCGTTTTAAGGAAAAAACTCCCGCTTTTGGATTCTTACAATGAAGCAAGAAGAAAAGCGGCAGACTTTTACGATGAAGCCTTTGCCAATCATCCACAAATTCTTACGCCGAAAAGAGCAGAAAACTCAACGCATGTATTTCATCAATATACTTTGAGAATCCTAAACGGAAAACGTAATGAACTGCAACAGTTTTTAACGGAGAAAGAAATTCCCGCTATGATTTATTATCCTGTTGCTTTGAGAAAACAGAAAGCGTACTATCAGGAAAGCGATCCCAAAGATTTTGTAAACACCGACAAACTTTTGAATGAGGTAATTTCGCTACCGATGCACACCGAACTGGATGATGAGCAATTAAAATATATTACTGATGCGGTTTTGGAATTTATGAATTCGTAA
- a CDS encoding S8/S53 family peptidase, translating to MKKLLSIFILVVFSFASAQTELVFVFFKDKPNKAAFYANPLSELTQKSLDRRAKFGIALDDKDAPIEPSYIQNIRNLGFTVTDYSKWMNGVAVNATAAQITQLQGLSYVQAVERFIKHPTGGKPAAQKVNKFDLFNSTVGKTDFNYGTGLAQINQINLRPLHVAGFTGTGITIAVIDTGFPRVNTGSAYARIRNNGQIKGGYNFVNKSTDIYNTALNNHGSMCLGVIAGYVDGSYAGSAPDADFYLYASEDYANEKPEEMIYWAEAAEEADRKGVDLITTSLGYYDFDDTRYNMLYSDMNGTTSFIARSAQIAVEKGIFVLAAAGNEAQNAWHYIITPADNEKVFTIGAVTSTGASSSFSSYGPNSVGVVKPDGSARGTSTAMAYNNGVTTSSGTSFATPLAAGGVACLLQAAPNKSIAEISNILRQKASLYPNHTDPMGYGILNFGNSYSAVLATNNNLNRTELKIFPNPVKNIFNISTSENILSVELYNTLGQKIQTLKSEKNQNIDRLNSGVYFVKVKTYKSEYVEKIVKE from the coding sequence ATGAAAAAACTGTTATCAATTTTTATTTTGGTGGTCTTTAGTTTTGCGAGTGCTCAAACAGAACTTGTATTCGTCTTCTTTAAGGATAAGCCAAATAAAGCTGCATTTTATGCGAATCCTCTTTCGGAACTTACTCAGAAATCTCTTGACCGAAGAGCAAAATTCGGAATCGCTTTGGATGATAAGGATGCACCAATCGAACCAAGCTACATTCAAAATATCAGAAATCTTGGCTTTACGGTTACGGATTATTCAAAATGGATGAATGGTGTAGCGGTGAATGCCACTGCCGCTCAAATCACTCAACTTCAAGGGCTGAGTTACGTGCAGGCCGTTGAAAGATTTATCAAACATCCAACTGGCGGAAAACCGGCTGCCCAAAAAGTAAACAAATTCGATTTATTTAATAGCACTGTCGGAAAAACCGATTTTAATTACGGAACTGGTCTGGCTCAAATAAACCAAATCAACCTTCGTCCCCTTCATGTAGCTGGCTTCACGGGTACGGGAATCACCATTGCGGTAATTGATACCGGTTTCCCAAGAGTAAATACTGGTTCAGCCTATGCAAGAATCAGAAATAACGGACAAATTAAGGGTGGTTATAATTTTGTAAATAAAAGTACCGACATTTACAATACGGCGCTCAACAACCACGGATCAATGTGTTTAGGGGTGATCGCAGGTTATGTAGATGGTTCGTATGCAGGTTCAGCTCCTGATGCCGATTTTTATCTTTATGCCTCTGAAGATTATGCCAACGAAAAACCTGAAGAAATGATCTACTGGGCAGAAGCAGCCGAAGAAGCTGACCGTAAAGGTGTAGATTTAATTACAACATCTTTAGGTTATTATGATTTTGATGACACGCGATACAACATGCTTTATTCCGACATGAACGGTACGACTTCATTTATAGCGAGATCGGCACAAATTGCAGTTGAAAAAGGAATTTTTGTACTTGCTGCCGCAGGAAATGAAGCTCAAAATGCATGGCATTACATCATCACTCCTGCAGACAATGAAAAAGTTTTCACGATTGGAGCCGTAACCTCAACAGGAGCCAGCTCTTCTTTTTCTTCGTACGGTCCCAATTCTGTTGGTGTTGTAAAACCGGACGGAAGTGCACGCGGAACTTCAACGGCAATGGCGTACAACAACGGAGTTACAACAAGTAGTGGAACCTCATTTGCGACGCCGCTCGCTGCAGGTGGAGTTGCTTGTCTTTTACAGGCTGCACCTAATAAATCAATAGCAGAAATTAGCAATATTTTACGCCAAAAAGCATCTCTATATCCAAATCATACAGATCCAATGGGTTACGGTATCTTGAATTTCGGGAATTCTTATTCCGCAGTTTTAGCAACCAACAATAATTTGAACAGAACGGAACTAAAAATTTTCCCAAATCCTGTGAAAAATATTTTCAACATCAGCACCAGCGAAAATATACTTTCAGTGGAGCTATATAATACTTTAGGCCAAAAAATTCAAACGCTGAAAAGTGAGAAGAATCAAAATATCGATCGCTTAAATTCAGGCGTTTACTTTGTAAAAGTAAAAACCTACAAAAGCGAATATGTAGAAAAAATCGTGAAAGAATAG
- a CDS encoding phosphoenolpyruvate carboxylase yields the protein MLNEEKTEKFRQLVENKFQIYNSLFMSLPYDKMTNIGMLLPFLYEESKVGYENGKSPEEIVEEFFAKHTELQTEEQKTELLFKIIQYIERQVVLFDSIEDAAFEQLHSESDAGTLLQLHERASQEHLLEATRNKMKDFAIKVVFTAHPTQFYPNSVQRILHDLRAAIMKDSVSEIDMLLQQLGKTPFVNKEKPTPLDEAMSIIFYLRYVYYDTIGELYKKLKNSFGTSHFVPHQDMIQLGFWPGGDRDGNPFVTAEITQKVAQELHSSILKSYYAHLKNLRRRLSFRGVSEVLESLSHDLYDAIFKEEIGISTEQILSKINEAEKILTEKHNGLFKNLLDDYRDRVKIFGTHFATLDVRQDSRVHQQIIDEIISKKSGKIAENLLTDEKLKWLMETETVVSPEEFEGITKDTLQNVLNIKNIQKKNGERGLHRYIISNSDEIKDVLNVFGLFRLCGYKEDEINIDIVPLFETMEGLDNAEKVMKNLYELPVYRKHLERRGNGQTIMLGFSDGTKDGGYLKANWEIYETKEQLTKISEENDIKVIFFDGRGGPPARGGGKTHDFYASQGKTIANNKIELTIQGQTITSVFGNKDQAKYNFEQLLTAGIENDVFKNSKKDLTEKERKLIEELAEISFQKYSDLKANKMFVPYLQEMSTLEYYGRTNIGSRPTKRGAGNELKFEDLRAIPFVGSWAQLKQNVPGFFGFGFALKKLKDEGRFDEVISLYKGSDFFKTLVLNSMMSMNKSYFPLTSYMKNNEKFGTFWNILNDEYELSKQMMLELTGFKMLMEEEPLSRKSVKIREKIVLPLLSIQQYALMKIQKQEGNREAYEKLVMRSLFGNINASRNSA from the coding sequence ATGCTAAACGAAGAAAAAACAGAAAAATTTCGGCAGTTGGTTGAAAATAAATTTCAGATTTACAACTCGCTCTTCATGAGTTTGCCGTATGATAAAATGACGAATATCGGCATGCTGCTCCCGTTTTTATACGAAGAAAGCAAAGTCGGTTACGAAAACGGAAAAAGTCCCGAAGAAATCGTGGAAGAATTTTTCGCCAAACATACCGAACTTCAAACCGAAGAACAAAAAACGGAACTTCTCTTTAAAATCATACAATATATTGAAAGACAGGTGGTTTTATTTGATTCCATTGAAGATGCCGCTTTCGAGCAACTTCATTCGGAAAGCGATGCAGGAACTTTGCTTCAACTTCACGAACGTGCGTCGCAGGAACATTTGTTGGAAGCAACCCGCAACAAGATGAAGGATTTTGCGATTAAAGTGGTTTTCACTGCGCATCCAACGCAGTTTTATCCGAATTCTGTTCAAAGAATTCTACACGATTTAAGAGCAGCAATTATGAAAGATTCCGTTTCGGAAATCGACATGCTATTGCAGCAATTGGGAAAAACGCCGTTCGTTAACAAAGAAAAACCAACTCCGCTCGATGAGGCGATGAGCATTATTTTTTACCTTCGGTATGTGTATTACGACACGATTGGTGAATTGTATAAAAAACTAAAAAACTCCTTTGGAACTTCTCATTTTGTGCCACATCAAGACATGATTCAGCTTGGTTTTTGGCCGGGAGGAGACCGTGACGGAAATCCTTTTGTCACCGCGGAAATCACGCAAAAAGTAGCGCAAGAACTTCATTCCTCGATTTTGAAATCTTATTATGCCCATTTGAAAAATTTAAGGAGAAGATTGAGTTTTCGCGGAGTGTCCGAAGTTTTGGAATCTTTAAGTCACGATCTGTACGATGCTATCTTTAAAGAGGAAATCGGTATTTCTACTGAACAAATTCTAAGTAAAATCAACGAAGCTGAAAAAATATTAACGGAGAAACACAATGGACTTTTCAAAAATCTGCTGGATGATTATAGAGACCGGGTGAAAATCTTCGGAACTCACTTTGCGACTTTGGATGTTAGACAAGACAGCCGAGTTCATCAGCAGATCATCGATGAAATTATCAGCAAAAAATCAGGGAAAATTGCAGAAAACCTTTTAACCGATGAAAAGCTGAAATGGCTTATGGAAACTGAAACTGTTGTTAGTCCCGAGGAATTCGAAGGAATTACAAAAGACACTTTACAGAATGTTTTAAATATAAAAAATATTCAAAAGAAAAACGGCGAACGAGGGTTGCATCGCTATATTATTTCAAATTCAGACGAAATTAAGGATGTGTTGAATGTTTTCGGGCTTTTCCGATTGTGCGGTTACAAAGAAGATGAAATCAACATCGACATTGTTCCTCTTTTTGAAACCATGGAAGGTTTGGATAATGCCGAAAAAGTGATGAAAAATCTCTACGAACTTCCTGTTTACAGAAAACATTTGGAACGACGCGGAAACGGACAAACCATCATGCTTGGTTTTTCTGACGGGACGAAAGACGGCGGTTATCTGAAAGCCAACTGGGAAATTTATGAAACCAAAGAACAGCTGACCAAAATTTCGGAAGAAAACGATATCAAAGTTATTTTCTTCGACGGAAGAGGCGGCCCTCCTGCAAGAGGCGGCGGAAAAACACACGATTTCTACGCTTCGCAGGGAAAAACAATTGCAAACAATAAAATTGAATTAACGATTCAAGGACAAACCATCACCTCTGTTTTCGGGAATAAAGACCAGGCAAAATACAATTTCGAGCAATTGTTAACGGCAGGAATCGAAAATGATGTCTTTAAAAATTCCAAAAAAGATTTGACTGAAAAGGAAAGAAAACTCATCGAAGAACTGGCGGAAATCAGTTTTCAAAAGTATTCGGATTTAAAGGCGAATAAGATGTTTGTCCCGTATCTGCAAGAAATGAGCACACTCGAATATTACGGCAGAACGAATATCGGAAGTCGCCCAACAAAACGGGGTGCAGGAAACGAATTGAAATTTGAAGATTTGCGAGCAATTCCTTTTGTAGGTTCTTGGGCGCAGCTGAAGCAGAATGTTCCGGGATTTTTCGGGTTTGGTTTTGCTTTGAAAAAATTGAAAGATGAAGGCAGATTTGATGAGGTGATTTCACTTTACAAAGGTTCGGATTTCTTTAAAACTTTGGTTCTGAATTCCATGATGAGTATGAACAAATCCTATTTTCCGCTGACTTCCTACATGAAAAACAATGAAAAATTTGGAACTTTTTGGAATATTTTGAATGATGAATATGAACTCTCAAAACAAATGATGCTTGAATTGACAGGATTTAAAATGTTGATGGAAGAAGAGCCGCTCTCAAGAAAATCAGTAAAAATTAGGGAGAAAATTGTGTTGCCGCTTTTGAGCATTCAGCAATATGCTTTGATGAAAATCCAAAAACAGGAAGGTAATCGCGAAGCTTACGAAAAATTGGTGATGCGTTCGCTTTTTGGGAATATTAATGCGAGCAGGAATTCGGCGTGA
- a CDS encoding PDZ domain-containing protein: protein MKFLRFAFVFLSIFCFGQNGFQIIDEKKTVIPFQLINNLIFITLNINGVDLTFLLDSGVNETILFSLENKEINFNDVEKIKFSGLGETKNIEGLKSENNIVKIGKNFKDFNHTVFIILDESINFSSHVGIPVHGIIGYEFFQNLPVEINFNSKKITVFKEEKNFTKKSKKFKEFPISIEGNKPYILAGVEMTNNRVDSKMLIDLGNSDAVWLFPKLIKDFVYNRPNIDDYLGQGFNGDIFGKRSRIHRLYIGDFTFEKPLTAMPDEYSIQHLKLVPDRKGSIGSDILKRFTVIFNYPQKKIYLKKNRNFNDPFLFNKSGLEIQHDGVTWERDLVKVETKKNTESSDEIRVYDAREGFQYNFILKPKYSVAGCRKDSPCYVAGIRKDDKILSINQRKVGDFTLQKINDLLKDEDGTTVHFEIERGGQVMKFSLVLQDPIPYRDTY, encoded by the coding sequence ATGAAATTTTTACGGTTTGCTTTTGTGTTTCTTTCCATTTTTTGTTTCGGGCAAAATGGATTTCAGATTATTGATGAGAAAAAAACAGTAATACCCTTTCAGCTCATCAACAATTTAATTTTTATAACGTTAAATATCAATGGTGTTGACCTTACTTTTTTGTTGGATTCCGGGGTGAACGAAACCATTCTCTTCAGTCTGGAAAATAAGGAAATTAATTTCAATGATGTTGAGAAAATAAAGTTTTCGGGTTTAGGTGAGACCAAAAATATTGAAGGACTGAAGTCTGAAAACAATATCGTAAAAATCGGCAAAAATTTTAAGGATTTTAACCATACCGTTTTTATCATTTTGGATGAAAGCATTAACTTTTCTTCACACGTCGGAATTCCTGTACATGGTATAATCGGTTATGAGTTTTTTCAAAATCTTCCTGTCGAAATTAATTTTAACTCCAAAAAGATTACTGTTTTTAAAGAAGAAAAGAATTTCACAAAGAAAAGTAAAAAATTTAAGGAGTTTCCCATTAGTATTGAAGGTAACAAACCCTATATTTTGGCAGGTGTTGAAATGACAAACAACAGGGTGGACTCTAAAATGCTTATCGATCTTGGAAACAGTGATGCAGTTTGGCTTTTCCCAAAACTTATAAAAGATTTCGTGTATAACAGACCCAATATTGATGATTACTTGGGACAGGGTTTCAATGGCGATATTTTTGGAAAAAGAAGCCGAATACACCGGCTTTATATTGGAGATTTCACCTTCGAGAAACCATTAACTGCAATGCCCGACGAATACTCCATTCAACATCTGAAGTTGGTTCCAGATAGAAAGGGCTCTATTGGAAGCGATATTCTTAAACGCTTCACCGTCATTTTTAATTACCCTCAGAAAAAAATCTATTTGAAAAAAAACCGAAATTTCAATGATCCTTTCCTGTTTAACAAAAGCGGACTGGAAATCCAACACGACGGAGTAACCTGGGAAAGAGATCTGGTAAAAGTTGAAACAAAAAAGAATACTGAATCATCGGACGAAATTCGAGTTTATGATGCTAGAGAAGGCTTTCAGTATAATTTTATTTTAAAACCAAAATATTCTGTAGCTGGCTGTAGAAAAGATTCACCTTGTTACGTTGCCGGAATTCGCAAGGATGACAAAATTTTGAGCATTAATCAAAGAAAGGTGGGTGATTTTACATTACAAAAAATCAATGACTTATTGAAAGACGAAGATGGAACTACTGTTCATTTCGAAATCGAAAGAGGGGGACAAGTCATGAAATTCTCGTTGGTTTTACAGGATCCTATACCGTATCGGGACACTTATTGA
- a CDS encoding T9SS type A sorting domain-containing protein: MKKIYSSVGVLSALLLSAFAFGQQNKITEAQIKPVFEKLEVLGKQNPMGAVPLDKLSKEELALYHNYRIQKQEEKSNPFGITEKELKTKIPRSAVQPILDKIKSLESALAFPDDKFTNQELRLLRIYELQNIPKSNLNEKLLNKAYVKDGRQATKSFGTMPLTPPHTVSVISSITNNIYCDEIAGNGKLYAVDSDAKNLVRVTPTGTLVTVGPLGAAVGTGTVSGLSWNASNSKMYVLTTDYKLCTVDMTTGASTLVATVTGMATGALPIWLEIDNAGNAYSADITTDNLYKIDLATGVSTLVGPLGINISFAQDADFNKETNELYMAGYTGGGTGGIYKVNLTTGATTLVGSTTPNNEEYTMFSIADTIDPPLNKAFVKNSYPTPMNFSTIPLTPPHTPTVLGPLTKSIFADDLAGDGNLYGLDDTSKTLVKIYNDGSVRLVGSLVNVPATDTVTGLSWNRANNTMYATSTSGTAGTLYTVNLTTGAATVVGSTTGSNTPIWLEIDNNGLAYSADVGTDTFNSINLSTGAATLVGSLGVDIAYAQDADFNTSNNKLYMASFGGSGTYNSGIYEVNVTTGAATLVGDTAATEYTMFTIADSLPAAPPIPPTTCGDNFTDSGGTTANYGNSEDITTVIQPQNAGDAVKITFTQVEIETSTGTGTAAGCWDYLSIYNGPTVSSPVLAAVKCGRTGGTPSVASSLLSVGDSFTSTDPSGKLTVRFRSDSSLNYAGWQATVSCAVLAVDEANLNNFSYYPNPTTGILNISSKGRVEAIEVMNVLGQKVLMINPKDNKSEIDMSRLAPGVYLVKATVNGKVITNKVIKK; this comes from the coding sequence ATGAAAAAAATCTATTCAAGCGTAGGAGTTCTTAGCGCACTCTTACTGTCTGCCTTCGCTTTCGGGCAGCAAAACAAAATTACGGAAGCTCAAATTAAACCTGTTTTCGAAAAACTAGAAGTCTTAGGAAAGCAGAATCCAATGGGGGCAGTTCCGCTCGACAAGTTGTCAAAGGAGGAACTTGCTCTTTACCACAACTACCGCATTCAAAAGCAGGAAGAAAAGTCAAATCCCTTCGGTATTACTGAAAAGGAACTGAAAACCAAAATCCCCAGAAGTGCTGTACAACCAATTTTGGACAAAATTAAATCATTGGAATCCGCATTGGCATTTCCTGATGACAAATTTACAAATCAGGAATTACGTCTGTTGAGAATTTATGAGTTGCAGAATATTCCAAAGAGCAATCTGAACGAAAAACTTTTAAATAAAGCTTATGTGAAAGACGGTAGACAAGCAACCAAAAGCTTTGGTACAATGCCGCTAACTCCGCCACACACAGTATCGGTAATTTCATCAATAACCAACAATATTTATTGTGATGAAATCGCGGGGAATGGGAAGTTATATGCAGTTGACAGTGATGCCAAAAATTTGGTAAGGGTTACGCCAACAGGAACTTTAGTCACTGTTGGTCCTCTTGGAGCTGCGGTTGGAACGGGAACCGTATCCGGACTATCATGGAATGCGAGTAACAGCAAGATGTACGTGTTGACAACCGATTACAAATTATGTACCGTCGATATGACAACAGGTGCTTCAACTTTAGTAGCAACTGTAACAGGAATGGCTACAGGAGCGCTTCCTATTTGGTTGGAAATTGACAATGCAGGAAACGCCTATTCTGCAGACATCACGACAGACAATTTATATAAGATTGATCTTGCAACAGGGGTTTCTACTTTAGTTGGTCCATTGGGTATCAATATTAGTTTTGCACAGGATGCAGATTTTAATAAGGAAACTAACGAACTCTACATGGCCGGTTATACAGGTGGTGGAACAGGAGGAATTTATAAAGTGAACCTTACAACCGGAGCTACAACTTTAGTTGGAAGTACTACACCTAATAATGAGGAATATACCATGTTTTCTATTGCGGATACCATTGATCCACCACTTAATAAAGCATTTGTGAAAAATTCTTACCCTACACCAATGAATTTTTCTACTATTCCGTTAACGCCTCCGCATACTCCTACGGTATTGGGTCCTTTAACTAAGAGCATCTTCGCAGATGATTTGGCAGGTGATGGAAATTTATACGGTTTAGACGACACAAGTAAAACCTTGGTAAAAATTTATAATGATGGATCAGTAAGATTGGTGGGATCCCTTGTAAATGTTCCGGCAACTGATACTGTAACTGGCCTTTCTTGGAACAGAGCAAACAATACGATGTACGCAACCAGTACCAGTGGTACAGCTGGAACACTTTATACTGTAAACTTGACGACGGGCGCGGCTACAGTGGTAGGAAGTACTACAGGTAGTAATACACCGATTTGGCTTGAAATTGATAATAATGGACTTGCTTATTCCGCGGATGTTGGAACAGATACATTCAATTCAATTAATCTATCCACTGGAGCTGCAACCTTAGTTGGCTCACTTGGAGTTGATATTGCTTATGCACAAGATGCAGATTTTAATACCAGTAACAATAAACTGTACATGGCTTCCTTCGGTGGAAGTGGAACATACAATAGTGGAATTTATGAAGTAAATGTAACCACAGGCGCAGCTACATTGGTTGGAGATACTGCTGCTACAGAGTACACAATGTTTACCATTGCAGACAGTCTTCCTGCCGCTCCACCAATTCCACCGACAACTTGTGGCGACAACTTCACAGATTCAGGAGGAACCACTGCAAATTATGGCAACAGCGAGGATATTACTACTGTTATTCAACCGCAAAATGCAGGAGATGCGGTAAAAATTACCTTTACTCAAGTTGAAATTGAGACTTCTACGGGTACCGGAACTGCTGCGGGTTGTTGGGATTATTTAAGTATTTACAATGGTCCAACTGTTTCTTCGCCTGTTTTAGCTGCAGTTAAGTGTGGTAGAACGGGAGGTACACCATCGGTTGCATCAAGTTTACTTTCTGTCGGAGACTCGTTTACTTCCACTGATCCTTCTGGAAAATTAACGGTAAGATTCCGTTCAGACAGTAGTTTAAACTATGCAGGATGGCAAGCAACAGTAAGCTGCGCAGTTTTGGCAGTTGATGAAGCTAATCTTAATAACTTTAGTTACTATCCAAATCCAACTACCGGAATTTTAAATATCAGCTCCAAAGGTAGGGTAGAGGCAATTGAGGTAATGAATGTTTTGGGTCAAAAAGTATTAATGATCAATCCTAAAGACAACAAATCCGAAATTGACATGTCCAGATTGGCGCCTGGAGTTTATTTGGTGAAAGCTACCGTAAATGGCAAAGTAATTACTAATAAGGTAATTAAGAAATAG
- a CDS encoding META domain-containing protein — translation MKNLSIKNISLSVFAVAAMASCTTMSSSKVGSSQANISNTKWILSDNVKGKTPTLNIESGRVTGNGGCNNYFGELSLDATAGNFAVRNIGSTKMACDNMNVETNFFSTLNEVNKYVVSGNTLELYKGNLLLLKFNAN, via the coding sequence ATGAAAAATTTAAGCATCAAAAATATTTCACTTTCTGTTTTTGCAGTCGCTGCGATGGCTTCCTGTACTACAATGAGCAGTTCGAAAGTGGGAAGTTCGCAAGCAAATATCTCCAATACCAAATGGATTTTGTCGGACAATGTAAAAGGTAAAACCCCGACACTCAATATAGAAAGTGGCAGAGTTACAGGCAATGGAGGATGCAACAATTATTTTGGTGAGCTTTCCCTGGATGCCACTGCGGGAAATTTTGCTGTAAGAAACATTGGCTCTACTAAAATGGCATGTGATAACATGAATGTAGAAACCAATTTTTTCAGCACTTTGAATGAAGTGAATAAGTATGTAGTGAGTGGAAATACTTTGGAACTTTATAAAGGAAACTTGCTACTTCTGAAATTTAATGCCAATTAA